The following proteins are co-located in the Bombus pyrosoma isolate SC7728 linkage group LG12, ASM1482585v1, whole genome shotgun sequence genome:
- the LOC122573626 gene encoding LOW QUALITY PROTEIN: cytochrome P450 6k1-like (The sequence of the model RefSeq protein was modified relative to this genomic sequence to represent the inferred CDS: deleted 1 base in 1 codon) encodes MALLTPYWGLDGILILSSLMISAYLFVTRKFNYWSKRGVKELAPTPFVGNFMDCILSRTSASEFVRDLYNHAKDVPYLGFYIFDKPYLLVRDPELVKHVLVKDFNYFADRYASADRKNDRLGYANVFMMKNPEWKSLRTKLTPIFTSGKLKKMFELMLAVADDLAKYLDSIHLEGDGKVVEFKDICANFTTDMIGSTAFGLKVDSLQNPKAPFRECGRKVFDYDFYRNMEFLTIFFFPGLVKYLKPKFFGKKPTKFLRSLFWDVIEQRVDSGQKRNDLIDVLIEMREKYKNDESLKDYKFEGDDLVSQAAIFFTGGFETSSTTMSFTLHELAMNQDVQKTLRAEIHXALAKSDGKITYDMLMTLPYLDMVISETLRKYPPLAFLDRVTLADYKMPNSDLVLEKGTPIFISMMGSHYDPQYFPNPEKYDPLRFTEEAKSSRPNFVYFPFGEGPHICIGMRLGLMQSKLGVVQVLKDYEVSPCKKTKTPVVLDPKALTTTALGGLYLNIRKITTAAG; translated from the exons ATGGCTCTGTTAACGCCATACTGGGGACTGGATGGCATCCTCATCCTATCGTCCCTAATGATTTCCGCTTATCTGTTCGTGACTCGGAAATTCAACTACTGGTCGAAACGAGGCGTGAAAGAGCTTGCACCTACGCCCTTCGTAGGCAACTTCATGGACTGTATTCTGTCAAGAACATCAGCCTCGGAATTTGTCAGGGACCTATACAATCACGCCAAAGATGTACCTTATTTGGGATTCTACATCTTTGACAAACCTTACCTCTTAGTTCGCGATCCAGAACTCGTGAAGCACGTCCTAGTGAAGGACTTCAACTATTTCGCTGATAGATACGCAAGTGCAGATAGGAAAAATGATCGTCTTGGATACGCAAATGTGTTCATGATGAAAAATCCAGAATGGAAATCTCTCAGAACAAAATTAACGCCGATTTTTACCTCGGGCAAGTTGAAGAAAATGTTCGAGTTGATGCTGGCGGTCGCTGACGATCTTGCGAAGTATCTCGATTCGATTCATTTGGAGG GCGATGGAAAAGTAGTCGAGTTCAAGGATATTTGCGCGAACTTCACTACCGATATGATCGGTAGCACTGCGTTTGGCTTAAAAGTTGATTCGTTGCAAAATCCAAAAGCACCGTTCCGTGAATGTGGCAGGAAGGTCTTCGATTATGATTTCTATCGCAACATGGAATTCCTCACTATATTCTTCTTCCCTGGATTAGTCAAGTATCTTAAACCGAAGTTCTTTGGAAAAAAACCGACTAAGTTCCTTCGATCTCTTTTCTGGGATGTGATTGAACAACGAGTCGATTCCGGTCAAAAGAGGAACGATCTCATCGATGTCCTGATCGAGATGAGGGAGAAATACAAGAACGATGAAAGTCTGAAGGATTACA AATTCGAGGGTGACGATTTAGTATCACAAGCGGCCATATTTTTTACTGGTGGTTTCGAAACATCTTCTACTACCATGTCTTTCACACTGCACGAACTTGCAATGAACCAAGATGTACAGAAGACACTTAGAGCAGAGATTCAC ATNGCTCTGGCGAAAAGTGATGGCAAAATCACATACGATATG CTTATGACGTTACCATATCTCGATATGGTTATCTCGGAAACTCTTCGTAAATATCCACCTCTAGCATTCTTGGATCGAGTCACTCTTGCCGATTACAAAATGCCTAATTCCGATCTGGTGCTAGAGAAAGGTACCCCGATATTCATTTCGATGATGGGTTCGCACTATGATCCGCAGTACTTCCCAAATCCGGAAAAATACGATCCACTCAGATTCACCGAGGAAGCCAAAAGTTCTAGGCCAAATTTCGTCTACTTTCCCTTTGGTGAGGGACCCCACATCTGCATTG GTATGCGATTGGGACTCATGCAATCCAAACTTGGAGTCGTACAAGTATTGAAGGACTACGAAGTTTCGCCTTGTAAAAAAACCAAAACTCCAGTGGTCCTGGATCCCAAAGCACTCACCACGACAGCTTTAGGAGGATTATATCTCAACATTCGAAAAATTACCACTGCTGCCGGTTAA
- the LOC122573730 gene encoding cytochrome P450 6k1-like has translation MALLTPYWGLDGILIVSSLMVAAYLFMTRKFNYWSKRGVKELAPTPFVGNFMDCILSRTSASEFVRDLYNYAKDVPYLGFYIFDKPYLLVRDPELVKHVLVKDFNYFADRYASADRKNDRLGYANVFMMKNPGWKSLRTQLTPIFTSGKLKKMFELMLAVADDLAKYLDSIHLEGEGKVIEIKDICANVTTDMIGSTAFGLKVDSLQNPKAPFRECGRKVFDYDFYRNMEFLTIFFFPGLVKYLKPKFFGKKATNFLRSVFWDVIKQRVDSGQKRNDLIDVLIEMREKYKNDESLKDYKFEGDDLVSQAAIFFTGGFETSSTTMSFTLHELAMNQDVQKTLRAEIHDXSGEKKLVTLPYLDMVISETLRKYPPLAFLGRVTLADYKMPNSDLVLEKGTPIFISMMGSHYDPQYFPNPEKYDPLRFTEEAKSSRPNFVYFPFGEGPHICIGMRLGLLQSKLGVVQVLKDYEVSPCKKTRTPVVLDPKGLTTTAVGGLYLNIRKITTAAG, from the exons ATGGCCTTGTTAACGCCATACTGGGGTCTGGATGGTATCCTGATTGTGTCGTCACTGATGGTTGCCGCTTATTTGTTCATGACTCGGAAATTCAACTACTGGTCGAAACGAGGCGTGAAAGAGCTTGCACCTACGCCCTTCGTAGGCAACTTCATGGACTGTATTCTATCAAGAACATCAGCCTCGGAATTTGTCAGGGACCTATACAATTACGCCAAAGATGTACCTTATTTGGGATTCTACATCTTTGACAAACCTTACCTCTTAGTTCGCGATCCAGAACTCGTGAAGCACGTCCTAGTGAAGGACTTCAACTATTTCGCTGATAGATACGCAAGTGCAGATAGGAAAAATGATCGTCTTGGATACGCAAATGTGTTTATGATGAAAAATCCAGGGTGGAAATCTCTCAGAACACAATTAACGCCGATTTTTACCTCGGGCAAGTTGAAGAAAATGTTCGAGTTGATGCTGGCGGTCGCTGACGATCTTGCGAAGTATCTCGATTCGATTCATTTGGAGG GCGAAGGAAAAGTAATCGAGATCAAGGATATTTGCGCGAACGTCACTACCGATATGATCGGTAGCACTGCGTTTGGCTTAAAAGTAGATTCGTTGCAAAATCCAAAAGCACCGTTCCGTGAATGTGGCAGAAAGGTCTTCGATTATGATTTCTATCGCAACATGGAATTCCTTACTATATTCTTCTTCCCTGGATTAGTCAAATATCTTAAACCGAAGTTCTTTGGAAAAAAAGCGACTAACTTTCTCCGATCTGTTTTCTGGGATGTGATTAAACAACGAGTCGATTCGGGTCAAAAGAGGAACGATCTCATCGATGTCCTGATCGAGATGAGGGAGAAATACAAGAACGATGAAAGTCTGAAGGATTACA AATTCGAGGGTGACGATTTAGTATCACAAGCGGCCATATTTTTTACTGGTGGTTTCGAAACATCTTCTACTACCATGTCTTTCACACTGCACGAACTTGCAATGAACCAAGATGTACAGAAGACACTTAGAGCAGAGATTCACGATNGCTCTGGCGAAAA GAAA CTTGTGACGTTACCATATCTCGATATGGTTATCTCGGAAACTCTTCGTAAATATCCACCTCTAGCATTCTTGGGTCGAGTCACTCTTGCCGATTACAAAATGCCTAATTCCGATCTGGTGCTAGAGAAAGGTACCCCGATATTCATTTCGATGATGGGTTCGCACTATGATCCGCAGTACTTCCCAAATCCGGAAAAATACGATCCACTCAGATTCACCGAGGAAGCCAAAAGTTCTAGGCcaaattttgtatactttCCTTTCGGTGAGGGACCCCACATTTGCATTG GTATGCGATTGGGACTCCTGCAATCCAAACTTGGAGTCGTACAAGTATTGAAGGACTACGAAGTTTCGCCTTGTAAAAAAACCAGAACTCCAGTGGTCCTGGATCCCAAAGGACTCACCACGACAGCTGTAGGAGGATTATATCTTAACATTCGAAAAATTACCACTGCTGCTGGTTAA
- the LOC122573625 gene encoding LOW QUALITY PROTEIN: cytochrome P450 6k1-like (The sequence of the model RefSeq protein was modified relative to this genomic sequence to represent the inferred CDS: deleted 1 base in 1 codon), with product MRRIYYHSRQCKAHSRNVHYKLRKYFLILFGICYLIVLVTVKNSFHSDSLKMALLTPYWSLDGILILSSLMIAAYLFVTRKFNYWSKRGVKELPPTPFVGNFMDCLLLKKSAPQFLKDLYNYDGDLPLLGFYILDKPYLLIRDPELVKHVLVKDFDYFADRYSTADKKNDRLGYANVFMMKNPEWKSLRPKLTPIFTPGKLKKMFDIMLPVADDLGKHLDSLHLEGEGKVIEFKDICANFTTDLIGSTAFGLKVDSLQNPKAPFRECGRMIFDFDFHRSMEFLTIFFFPGLVKYLKPKFFGKKATNFLRSVFWDVIEQRVDSGQKRNDLIDLLIEMREKYKNDESLKDYKFDGDDLVSQAAIFYIGGSETSAATMSFTLYELAVNPDVQKTLRAEIHDALEKTGGKITHDMITTLPYLDMVISETLRKYPSVAYMDRVTLADYKVPNSDLVLEKGTPIFISMMGSHYDPRYFPNPEKYDPLRFTEEAKRARPSFVYLPFGDGPRGCIGMRLGLMQSKLGVVQVLKDYEVSPCEKTKTPVALDPKAITTTALGGVHLNIRKTTTAAG from the exons ATGAGACGTATATACTATCACAGCCGACAATGCAAAGCTCACTCCCGTAATGTACATTACAAGCttcggaaatattttcttattttatttggtATCTGCTACCTTATAGTGCTTGTGACA GTGAAGAATTCGTTTCATAGCG ACTCATTAAAAATGGCCTTATTAACGCCATACTGGAGTCTGGATGGCATCCTCATCCTTTCGTCCCTGATGATTGCCGCTTATCTGTTCGTGACTCGGAAATTCAATTACTGGTCGAAACGGGGCGTAAAAGAGCTTCCACCTACGCCATTCGTAGGCAACTTTATGGACTGTCTCCTGTTAAAAAAATCGGCTCCACAATTTCTCAAGGACCTATATAATTATGACGGAGATTTGCCTTTGTTGGGTTTTTATATCTTGGATAAACCTTACCTGTTAATTCGCGATCCAGAACTCGTGAAGCACGTCCTAGTGAAGGACTTCGACTATTTCGCTGATAGGTACTCGACTGCAGATAAGAAAAATGATCGTCTTGGATACGCAAATGTGTTCATGATGAAAAATCCAGAATGGAAATCTCTCAGACCAAAATTGACGCCAATTTTTACTCCGGGCAAgctgaaaaaaatgtttgatataaTGCTGCCGGTTGCTGACGACCTTGGAAAGCATCTCGATTCCTTGCATTTGGAGG GCGAAGGAAAAGTAATCGAGTTCAAGGATATTTGCGCGAATTTCACCACCGATTTGATCGGTAGCACTGCGTTTGGCTTAAAAGTAGATTCGTTGCAGAATCCAAAAGCACCGTTCCGTGAATGTGGCAGGATGATCTTCGATTTTGATTTTCATCGTAGTATGGAATTCCTTACTATATTCTTTTTCCCTGGATTAGTCAAATATCTCAAGCCGAAGTTCTTTGGAAAAAAAGCGACTAACTTCCTCCGATCTGTTTTCTGGGATGTGATTGAACAAAGAGTAGATTCCGGTCAAAAGAGGAATGATCTCATCGATTTGCTGATCGAGATGAGAGAGAAATACAAGAACGACGAAAGTCTGAAGGATTACA AATTCGATGGTGACGATTTAGTATCACAAGCTGCCATATTTTATATCGGTGGTTCTGAAACATCTGCTGCCACCATGTCTTTCACGCTGTACGAACTTGCAGTGAACCCAGATGTACAGAAGACGCTTAGGGCAGAGATTCACGATGCTCTAGAGAAAACTGGTGGCAAAATCACACACGATATG ATTACTACGTTACCATACCTCGATATGGTAATTTCAGAGACCCTTCGTAAATATCCATCTGTAGCATACATGGATCGAGTTACCCTTGCCGATTACAAAGTGCCTAATTCCGATCTGGTACTAGAGAAAGGTACCCCGATATTCATTTCGATGATGGGTTCGCACTACGATCCGCGGTATTTTCCAAATCCGGAAAAATACGACCCACTCCGATTTACCGAGGAAGCCAAACGTGCCAGGCCAAGTTTCGTCTATTTGCCCTTTGGTGATGGTCCCCGCGGCTGCATTG GTATGCGATTGGGACTCATGCAATCCAAACTTGGAGTCGTACAGGTATTGAAGGACTACGAAGTTTCACCTTGTGAAAAAACCAAAACTCCAGTTGCCCTAGATCCCAAAGCAATCACCACGACAGCTCTAGGAGGAGTACATCTCAACATTAGAAAGACTACCACTGCTGCTGGTTAA
- the LOC122573627 gene encoding cytochrome P450 6k1-like isoform X3, with product MYATADEKNDRLGYANMILMKNPGWKALRPKLTPLFTPGKLKKMFVLMAMVADDLGKHLDSFHLEGDGKAMEFKNICASFATDIIGGIAFGLKLSSLENPKTPFRECGRRIFDATFQRNMEFLTITFMPQLSKYLKPKFFGKKANNFLRSVFWDVIEQRLSSGEKRNDLIDVLAEIRETYKNDERLKDYKFDGDDLMAQASIFFAAGFETSAATMSFTLYELAMNPDVQNTLRAEIQDALERTDGEITYDMITTLPYLDMVISETLRKYPSVPNLNRVTLADYKVPNANLVIEKGTPIFISIMALHYDSRYFPNPEKYDPLRFTEEAKSTRPSLAYLPFGAGPRICLGMRLGLMQSKLGIVQILKDYEVSPCEKTKIPIVLDPNAVISTALGGVHLNIRKTSTVTV from the exons AT GTACGCGACTGCAGATGAGAAAAATGATCGTCTTGGATACGCAAATATGATACTGATGAAGAATCCAGGATGGAAAGCTCTCAGACCAAAATTGACGCCGCTTTTTACCCCGGGAAAGctaaagaaaatgtttgtgTTAATGGCGATGGTCGCTGACGACCTTGGAAAGCATCTCGATTCGTTCCATTTGGAAG GCGATGGAAAAGCAATGGAGTTCAAGAATATTTGCGCAAGTTTCGCTACCGATATTATCGGTGGCATTGCGTTTGGCTTAAAACTAAGTTCGTTGGAGAATCCAAAAACACCGTTCCGTGAATGTGGCAGGAGGATCTTTGATGCTACTTTCCAACGTAACATGGAGTTCCTTACCATAACCTTCATGCCTCAGTTATCCAAGTACCTCAAACCGAAATTCTTTGGAAAAAAAGCCAATAACTTCCTCCGATCTGTTTTCTGGGATGTGATCGAACAGCGTCTCAGTTCCGGTGAAAAGAGAAATGACCTCATCGATGTGTTGGCAGAGATCAGAGAGACATACAAGAACGACGAAAGGTTGAAGGATTACA AATTCGATGGTGACGATTTAATGGCACAAGCGTCCATATTTTTTGCTGCTGGTTTTGAAACATCTGCTGCTACCATGTCTTTCACACTGTACGAACTTGCAATGAACCCAGATGTACAGAACACACTTAGGGCAGAGATTCAGGATGCTCTAGAGAGAACTGATGGTGAAATCACATACGATATG ATTACGACGTTACCATATCTCGATATGGTAATTTCTGAAACTCTTCGTAAATATCCATCTGTACCAAACTTGAATCGAGTTACCCTTGCCGATTACAAAGTACCTAATGCCAATCTGGTGATAGAGAAAGGCACTCCGATATTCATTTCGATAATGGCTTTGCACTACGATTCGCGGTACTTCCCGAATCCGGAAAAATACGATCCACTCCGATTTACCGAGGAAGCCAAAAGTACCAGACCAAGTTTAGCCTACTTGCCCTTTGGTGCGGGACCCCGCATCTGCCTTG GTATGCGATTGGGACTCATGCAATCCAAACTTGGAATCGTACAGATATTGAAGGACTACGAAGTTTCACCTTGTGAAAAAACCAAAATTCCAATAGTTCTAGATCCCAATGCAGTAATCTCGACAGCTTTAGGAGGAGTACATCTCAACATTCGAAAGACTTCCACTGTTACTGTTTAG
- the LOC122573627 gene encoding cytochrome P450 6k1-like isoform X1: protein MALLTLYWVLGGIPIFTSLVVVAYLFVIRRYNYWSKRGIIQLDPTPFVGNFMDCLLAKKSGAQFLSDAYNYGKDSPLLGFYIFHKPCLLVRDPELAKHILVKDFEYFADRYATADEKNDRLGYANMILMKNPGWKALRPKLTPLFTPGKLKKMFVLMAMVADDLGKHLDSFHLEGDGKAMEFKNICASFATDIIGGIAFGLKLSSLENPKTPFRECGRRIFDATFQRNMEFLTITFMPQLSKYLKPKFFGKKANNFLRSVFWDVIEQRLSSGEKRNDLIDVLAEIRETYKNDERLKDYKFDGDDLMAQASIFFAAGFETSAATMSFTLYELAMNPDVQNTLRAEIQDALERTDGEITYDMITTLPYLDMVISETLRKYPSVPNLNRVTLADYKVPNANLVIEKGTPIFISIMALHYDSRYFPNPEKYDPLRFTEEAKSTRPSLAYLPFGAGPRICLGMRLGLMQSKLGIVQILKDYEVSPCEKTKIPIVLDPNAVISTALGGVHLNIRKTSTVTV, encoded by the exons ATGGCGTTATTGACGCTATACTGGGTTCTGGGTGGCATCCCCATCTTTACGTCCTTGGTGGTTGTCGCTTATTTGTTCGTGATTCGGAGATACAATTACTGGTCTAAACGAGGAATCATACAACTTGATCCTACGCCCTTCGTAGGCAATTTCATGGACTGCTTACTGGCAAAAAAATCAGGCGCGCAATTTCTCAGTGATGCGTACAATTATGGCAAAGATTCACCTTTGTTGGGTTTCTACATCTTCCACAAACCTTGCCTGTTAGTTCGCGATCCAGAACTCGCGAAGCACATTCTAGTAAAGGACTTCGAGTATTTCGCTGACAGGTACGCGACTGCAGATGAGAAAAATGATCGTCTTGGATACGCAAATATGATACTGATGAAGAATCCAGGATGGAAAGCTCTCAGACCAAAATTGACGCCGCTTTTTACCCCGGGAAAGctaaagaaaatgtttgtgTTAATGGCGATGGTCGCTGACGACCTTGGAAAGCATCTCGATTCGTTCCATTTGGAAG GCGATGGAAAAGCAATGGAGTTCAAGAATATTTGCGCAAGTTTCGCTACCGATATTATCGGTGGCATTGCGTTTGGCTTAAAACTAAGTTCGTTGGAGAATCCAAAAACACCGTTCCGTGAATGTGGCAGGAGGATCTTTGATGCTACTTTCCAACGTAACATGGAGTTCCTTACCATAACCTTCATGCCTCAGTTATCCAAGTACCTCAAACCGAAATTCTTTGGAAAAAAAGCCAATAACTTCCTCCGATCTGTTTTCTGGGATGTGATCGAACAGCGTCTCAGTTCCGGTGAAAAGAGAAATGACCTCATCGATGTGTTGGCAGAGATCAGAGAGACATACAAGAACGACGAAAGGTTGAAGGATTACA AATTCGATGGTGACGATTTAATGGCACAAGCGTCCATATTTTTTGCTGCTGGTTTTGAAACATCTGCTGCTACCATGTCTTTCACACTGTACGAACTTGCAATGAACCCAGATGTACAGAACACACTTAGGGCAGAGATTCAGGATGCTCTAGAGAGAACTGATGGTGAAATCACATACGATATG ATTACGACGTTACCATATCTCGATATGGTAATTTCTGAAACTCTTCGTAAATATCCATCTGTACCAAACTTGAATCGAGTTACCCTTGCCGATTACAAAGTACCTAATGCCAATCTGGTGATAGAGAAAGGCACTCCGATATTCATTTCGATAATGGCTTTGCACTACGATTCGCGGTACTTCCCGAATCCGGAAAAATACGATCCACTCCGATTTACCGAGGAAGCCAAAAGTACCAGACCAAGTTTAGCCTACTTGCCCTTTGGTGCGGGACCCCGCATCTGCCTTG GTATGCGATTGGGACTCATGCAATCCAAACTTGGAATCGTACAGATATTGAAGGACTACGAAGTTTCACCTTGTGAAAAAACCAAAATTCCAATAGTTCTAGATCCCAATGCAGTAATCTCGACAGCTTTAGGAGGAGTACATCTCAACATTCGAAAGACTTCCACTGTTACTGTTTAG
- the LOC122573627 gene encoding cytochrome P450 6k1-like isoform X2 produces MDCLLAKKSGAQFLSDAYNYGKDSPLLGFYIFHKPCLLVRDPELAKHILVKDFEYFADRYATADEKNDRLGYANMILMKNPGWKALRPKLTPLFTPGKLKKMFVLMAMVADDLGKHLDSFHLEGDGKAMEFKNICASFATDIIGGIAFGLKLSSLENPKTPFRECGRRIFDATFQRNMEFLTITFMPQLSKYLKPKFFGKKANNFLRSVFWDVIEQRLSSGEKRNDLIDVLAEIRETYKNDERLKDYKFDGDDLMAQASIFFAAGFETSAATMSFTLYELAMNPDVQNTLRAEIQDALERTDGEITYDMITTLPYLDMVISETLRKYPSVPNLNRVTLADYKVPNANLVIEKGTPIFISIMALHYDSRYFPNPEKYDPLRFTEEAKSTRPSLAYLPFGAGPRICLGMRLGLMQSKLGIVQILKDYEVSPCEKTKIPIVLDPNAVISTALGGVHLNIRKTSTVTV; encoded by the exons ATGGACTGCTTACTGGCAAAAAAATCAGGCGCGCAATTTCTCAGTGATGCGTACAATTATGGCAAAGATTCACCTTTGTTGGGTTTCTACATCTTCCACAAACCTTGCCTGTTAGTTCGCGATCCAGAACTCGCGAAGCACATTCTAGTAAAGGACTTCGAGTATTTCGCTGACAGGTACGCGACTGCAGATGAGAAAAATGATCGTCTTGGATACGCAAATATGATACTGATGAAGAATCCAGGATGGAAAGCTCTCAGACCAAAATTGACGCCGCTTTTTACCCCGGGAAAGctaaagaaaatgtttgtgTTAATGGCGATGGTCGCTGACGACCTTGGAAAGCATCTCGATTCGTTCCATTTGGAAG GCGATGGAAAAGCAATGGAGTTCAAGAATATTTGCGCAAGTTTCGCTACCGATATTATCGGTGGCATTGCGTTTGGCTTAAAACTAAGTTCGTTGGAGAATCCAAAAACACCGTTCCGTGAATGTGGCAGGAGGATCTTTGATGCTACTTTCCAACGTAACATGGAGTTCCTTACCATAACCTTCATGCCTCAGTTATCCAAGTACCTCAAACCGAAATTCTTTGGAAAAAAAGCCAATAACTTCCTCCGATCTGTTTTCTGGGATGTGATCGAACAGCGTCTCAGTTCCGGTGAAAAGAGAAATGACCTCATCGATGTGTTGGCAGAGATCAGAGAGACATACAAGAACGACGAAAGGTTGAAGGATTACA AATTCGATGGTGACGATTTAATGGCACAAGCGTCCATATTTTTTGCTGCTGGTTTTGAAACATCTGCTGCTACCATGTCTTTCACACTGTACGAACTTGCAATGAACCCAGATGTACAGAACACACTTAGGGCAGAGATTCAGGATGCTCTAGAGAGAACTGATGGTGAAATCACATACGATATG ATTACGACGTTACCATATCTCGATATGGTAATTTCTGAAACTCTTCGTAAATATCCATCTGTACCAAACTTGAATCGAGTTACCCTTGCCGATTACAAAGTACCTAATGCCAATCTGGTGATAGAGAAAGGCACTCCGATATTCATTTCGATAATGGCTTTGCACTACGATTCGCGGTACTTCCCGAATCCGGAAAAATACGATCCACTCCGATTTACCGAGGAAGCCAAAAGTACCAGACCAAGTTTAGCCTACTTGCCCTTTGGTGCGGGACCCCGCATCTGCCTTG GTATGCGATTGGGACTCATGCAATCCAAACTTGGAATCGTACAGATATTGAAGGACTACGAAGTTTCACCTTGTGAAAAAACCAAAATTCCAATAGTTCTAGATCCCAATGCAGTAATCTCGACAGCTTTAGGAGGAGTACATCTCAACATTCGAAAGACTTCCACTGTTACTGTTTAG
- the LOC122573627 gene encoding cytochrome P450 6k1-like isoform X4 has translation MILMKNPGWKALRPKLTPLFTPGKLKKMFVLMAMVADDLGKHLDSFHLEGDGKAMEFKNICASFATDIIGGIAFGLKLSSLENPKTPFRECGRRIFDATFQRNMEFLTITFMPQLSKYLKPKFFGKKANNFLRSVFWDVIEQRLSSGEKRNDLIDVLAEIRETYKNDERLKDYKFDGDDLMAQASIFFAAGFETSAATMSFTLYELAMNPDVQNTLRAEIQDALERTDGEITYDMITTLPYLDMVISETLRKYPSVPNLNRVTLADYKVPNANLVIEKGTPIFISIMALHYDSRYFPNPEKYDPLRFTEEAKSTRPSLAYLPFGAGPRICLGMRLGLMQSKLGIVQILKDYEVSPCEKTKIPIVLDPNAVISTALGGVHLNIRKTSTVTV, from the exons ATGATACTGATGAAGAATCCAGGATGGAAAGCTCTCAGACCAAAATTGACGCCGCTTTTTACCCCGGGAAAGctaaagaaaatgtttgtgTTAATGGCGATGGTCGCTGACGACCTTGGAAAGCATCTCGATTCGTTCCATTTGGAAG GCGATGGAAAAGCAATGGAGTTCAAGAATATTTGCGCAAGTTTCGCTACCGATATTATCGGTGGCATTGCGTTTGGCTTAAAACTAAGTTCGTTGGAGAATCCAAAAACACCGTTCCGTGAATGTGGCAGGAGGATCTTTGATGCTACTTTCCAACGTAACATGGAGTTCCTTACCATAACCTTCATGCCTCAGTTATCCAAGTACCTCAAACCGAAATTCTTTGGAAAAAAAGCCAATAACTTCCTCCGATCTGTTTTCTGGGATGTGATCGAACAGCGTCTCAGTTCCGGTGAAAAGAGAAATGACCTCATCGATGTGTTGGCAGAGATCAGAGAGACATACAAGAACGACGAAAGGTTGAAGGATTACA AATTCGATGGTGACGATTTAATGGCACAAGCGTCCATATTTTTTGCTGCTGGTTTTGAAACATCTGCTGCTACCATGTCTTTCACACTGTACGAACTTGCAATGAACCCAGATGTACAGAACACACTTAGGGCAGAGATTCAGGATGCTCTAGAGAGAACTGATGGTGAAATCACATACGATATG ATTACGACGTTACCATATCTCGATATGGTAATTTCTGAAACTCTTCGTAAATATCCATCTGTACCAAACTTGAATCGAGTTACCCTTGCCGATTACAAAGTACCTAATGCCAATCTGGTGATAGAGAAAGGCACTCCGATATTCATTTCGATAATGGCTTTGCACTACGATTCGCGGTACTTCCCGAATCCGGAAAAATACGATCCACTCCGATTTACCGAGGAAGCCAAAAGTACCAGACCAAGTTTAGCCTACTTGCCCTTTGGTGCGGGACCCCGCATCTGCCTTG GTATGCGATTGGGACTCATGCAATCCAAACTTGGAATCGTACAGATATTGAAGGACTACGAAGTTTCACCTTGTGAAAAAACCAAAATTCCAATAGTTCTAGATCCCAATGCAGTAATCTCGACAGCTTTAGGAGGAGTACATCTCAACATTCGAAAGACTTCCACTGTTACTGTTTAG